In a single window of the Bradyrhizobium erythrophlei genome:
- a CDS encoding DUF1800 domain-containing protein, with product MARDPQTALVALNRFGLGARGGASGDFVNASSDPRGFVKADLSRPNAVLLEVPGLLPTPALGQAVFAYQLEVKQAREAKSGAPMPSTDGAPAPPAAESKAQRRNLSLNSIAMDMSGKSPAMNSPENAGANAAMPSADAMQPNAAKPPPQPLNIIQKTYRAEALARLQRGVMADCGFGERLVAFWSNHFCISANKGPLARMWAGAFEREAIRPHVFGRFADMLQAVEQHPAMLFFLDNQQSLGPDSRAGQNRKRGLNENLAREIMELHTLGVGGGYSQDDVTSLARIITGWTFAGRQGQLGTPGSFVFNANAHQPGAQRLLGKTYENNGVAQGESALADIARHPSTAKFIATKFVRHFVADDPPPALVARLQDTFGKSDGDLRALATVLLDSDEAWQAPLTKMRSPYEFLVATGRLLTQIPEEPGRYLGGLNLLGEPLWSPAGPNGFPDTNAAWAAPEGMKLRLDISAQVASRLGDNIDPRDLLEVVAADAASPETRRTIERAESRQQALALLLMSPEFQRR from the coding sequence ATGGCCCGCGATCCACAAACCGCTCTTGTCGCGCTCAATCGCTTCGGACTGGGCGCGCGCGGTGGAGCCTCCGGCGATTTCGTCAATGCAAGTTCCGATCCGCGCGGCTTTGTCAAAGCCGACCTGAGCCGCCCCAACGCCGTGCTGCTGGAGGTGCCGGGATTGCTGCCCACCCCGGCCCTGGGGCAGGCGGTGTTCGCGTATCAGCTGGAGGTCAAGCAGGCGCGCGAGGCGAAGTCGGGCGCGCCGATGCCGTCCACGGACGGCGCACCGGCGCCGCCGGCGGCTGAATCCAAGGCGCAACGGCGCAACCTGTCGCTCAACAGCATCGCCATGGACATGTCGGGCAAGTCGCCGGCGATGAATTCGCCGGAAAACGCCGGCGCCAACGCGGCGATGCCATCGGCCGACGCCATGCAGCCCAACGCAGCCAAGCCGCCGCCGCAGCCGCTCAACATCATCCAGAAAACCTACCGCGCCGAGGCGCTGGCGCGGCTGCAACGCGGCGTGATGGCGGATTGCGGGTTCGGCGAGCGGCTGGTGGCATTCTGGTCCAATCATTTTTGCATCTCCGCCAACAAGGGTCCGTTGGCGCGGATGTGGGCCGGCGCGTTCGAACGCGAGGCGATCCGGCCTCATGTGTTCGGACGCTTCGCAGACATGCTCCAGGCCGTCGAGCAGCATCCGGCGATGCTGTTCTTTCTCGACAACCAGCAATCGCTCGGCCCCGATTCCCGCGCCGGGCAAAACCGCAAGCGCGGGCTGAACGAAAATCTCGCCCGCGAAATCATGGAGCTGCACACGCTCGGCGTCGGCGGCGGCTATTCGCAGGACGACGTCACCTCGCTGGCGCGCATCATCACCGGCTGGACCTTTGCCGGAAGGCAAGGACAGCTCGGCACCCCCGGCAGCTTCGTGTTCAATGCCAATGCGCATCAGCCCGGTGCGCAGCGACTGCTCGGCAAGACCTACGAGAACAACGGCGTCGCGCAGGGCGAATCCGCGCTGGCGGATATCGCGCGCCATCCGTCCACCGCGAAATTCATCGCCACCAAATTCGTCCGTCATTTCGTGGCCGACGATCCGCCGCCGGCATTGGTGGCGCGGCTGCAGGACACGTTCGGAAAATCCGACGGCGATCTCAGGGCGCTGGCAACGGTGCTTCTGGATTCCGACGAGGCGTGGCAGGCGCCGCTGACCAAGATGCGCAGTCCCTACGAATTCCTGGTCGCGACCGGCCGGCTGCTGACGCAAATCCCGGAGGAGCCCGGCCGCTATCTGGGCGGCCTCAATTTGCTGGGCGAACCGCTGTGGTCGCCGGCCGGGCCAAACGGATTTCCCGACACCAATGCGGCTTGGGCCGCGCCCGAGGGGATGAAGCTGCGGCTCGATATCTCGGCGCAGGTGGCCTCGCGGCTCGGCGATAACATCGATCCCCGCGATCTCCTGGAGGTTGTCGCCGCCGACGCGGCGTCGCCGGAGACGCGGCGTACCATCGAACGCGCGGAGTCGCGGCAGCAGGCGCTGGCGTTGTTGCTGATGTCGCCGGAATTCCAGAGGAGATGA
- a CDS encoding aldo/keto reductase translates to MQIRNLGGSGLRVSAVGLGCNNFGQRTDLETSRKVIHKAIDLGVTLFDTADIYAGMGGSETVLGQVLGDRRKDIVLATKYSKPMSSDGTKQGASRRYIMSAVEASLTRLKTDYIDLYQQHDYDPLTPIEETLRALDDLIRQGKVRYIGNSNFPAWRIAEAELTARQMNVSPFVSCQDEYSLLVRDIEKDLLPAARQYRLGLLPFFPLASGLLTGKYKRGAAVPEDTRFAKMPALRDRYATPRNEDMVEKLQAFAQKRGHTMLELAFSWLASRPQVSSVIAGATRVEQVEQNVKAIDWALSAEDLAEIDKITK, encoded by the coding sequence ATGCAAATTCGCAATCTCGGCGGCTCCGGCCTGCGCGTTTCCGCCGTTGGCCTCGGGTGCAACAATTTCGGCCAGCGCACCGATCTGGAGACCTCGCGCAAGGTGATCCACAAGGCGATCGATCTCGGCGTGACGCTGTTCGATACCGCCGACATCTATGCCGGGATGGGCGGCTCCGAGACCGTGCTCGGCCAGGTGCTCGGCGACCGCCGCAAGGACATCGTGCTGGCGACGAAATATTCCAAGCCGATGAGCAGTGACGGTACCAAACAGGGCGCGTCGCGGCGCTATATCATGTCCGCGGTCGAGGCCAGCCTGACCCGGCTGAAGACCGACTACATCGATCTCTACCAGCAGCACGATTACGATCCGCTGACCCCTATCGAGGAAACCCTGCGGGCGCTGGACGATCTGATCCGGCAGGGCAAGGTGCGCTACATCGGCAATTCGAATTTTCCGGCCTGGCGCATCGCCGAGGCGGAACTGACCGCGCGCCAGATGAACGTCAGTCCGTTCGTGTCGTGCCAGGACGAATACAGCCTGCTGGTGCGCGACATCGAAAAGGATCTGCTGCCCGCGGCGCGGCAATACAGGCTCGGCCTGTTGCCGTTCTTCCCGCTCGCCAGCGGACTTCTAACCGGCAAATACAAGCGCGGCGCGGCGGTGCCGGAGGATACGCGCTTTGCCAAGATGCCGGCGTTGCGCGATCGTTACGCCACGCCGCGCAACGAGGACATGGTCGAGAAGCTGCAGGCTTTCGCGCAGAAGCGCGGGCACACCATGCTCGAACTGGCGTTCTCATGGCTGGCGTCGCGGCCGCAGGTCTCAAGCGTGATCGCCGGCGCCACCCGCGTCGAGCAGGTTGAGCAGAACGTCAAGGCGATCGACTGGGCGCTCAGCGCCGAGGATCTGGCGGAGATCGACAAGATTACGAAGTAG
- a CDS encoding glycosyltransferase family 87 protein, with protein MTHIWQGLRSGQWLTAARARGYSLILLGICAIAVAGWIAMADGLVDRNGKPLGTDFSNVYAAGSLTWQGRPAEAYEPALQHAEEIAVFGGREVPFYGWHYPPFFFAVAVVVAAFPYAWGLAIWLAASFAAYLATIRAILPGRQTLLVAAAFPAVFVNIGHGQNGFLTAALLGGALHLLDRRPWLAGVLIGLLAYKPQFGVLIPVALLASGRWSSIGAAAVTVAALVALSFVTLGGGVWHAFADSMTFTQTVVLEQGGTGWEKIQSIFSAVRMWGAGVHTAYAVQTALALMLAASLAWLWRSDVAFELKASALASGSLLATPYVLDYDLVVLAVAIAFFVRHGLRRGFRTFEISVLAAAWIVPLLSRGIAGVTGIPLGLLVLLTFYLVTLRRAVLDRAGAASVHRIAQA; from the coding sequence ATGACTCATATCTGGCAAGGCCTGCGATCCGGCCAGTGGCTGACCGCCGCGCGGGCACGCGGCTACAGCCTGATCCTGCTCGGGATATGCGCGATCGCCGTGGCCGGCTGGATCGCGATGGCGGACGGCCTGGTCGACCGCAACGGCAAGCCCCTCGGCACTGATTTTTCCAACGTCTATGCCGCCGGCAGCCTGACGTGGCAGGGCCGGCCGGCGGAGGCCTACGAGCCCGCGCTCCAGCATGCCGAGGAGATAGCCGTATTCGGCGGCCGCGAGGTGCCGTTCTACGGCTGGCACTATCCGCCGTTTTTCTTTGCCGTTGCCGTTGTCGTGGCCGCCTTCCCCTATGCGTGGGGGCTTGCGATCTGGCTTGCGGCGAGCTTCGCGGCCTATCTGGCGACGATCCGCGCGATCCTGCCCGGTCGGCAAACGCTGCTGGTCGCCGCCGCCTTCCCCGCGGTGTTCGTCAATATCGGCCACGGCCAGAACGGATTTCTAACCGCCGCGCTGCTCGGCGGCGCGCTGCACCTGCTCGATCGCCGGCCATGGCTCGCCGGCGTGCTGATCGGCCTGCTCGCCTACAAACCGCAATTCGGCGTGTTGATTCCGGTAGCACTGCTGGCGAGCGGACGATGGAGCAGCATTGGCGCGGCGGCGGTCACGGTGGCGGCGCTGGTCGCGCTCAGCTTCGTCACGCTCGGCGGCGGGGTCTGGCACGCGTTCGCGGACTCGATGACCTTCACGCAGACGGTGGTGCTCGAGCAGGGCGGCACCGGCTGGGAAAAAATCCAGTCGATCTTTTCGGCGGTGCGGATGTGGGGCGCGGGCGTCCACACCGCCTATGCGGTGCAGACCGCGCTGGCGCTGATGCTGGCGGCAAGCCTCGCCTGGCTGTGGCGGAGCGATGTCGCGTTCGAACTCAAGGCCTCGGCGCTGGCGAGCGGCAGCCTGCTCGCGACGCCGTACGTCCTCGACTACGATCTCGTGGTGCTCGCGGTCGCCATCGCATTTTTCGTCCGCCATGGGCTGCGTCGTGGTTTCCGCACTTTCGAGATCAGCGTGCTGGCCGCGGCGTGGATCGTGCCGCTGCTGTCACGCGGTATTGCCGGAGTCACTGGCATACCCCTCGGCCTGCTGGTGTTGTTAACGTTTTACCTCGTTACATTACGGCGCGCGGTGCTCGATCGCGCAGGCGCTGCCAGCGTCCATCGAATCGCGCAAGCGTGA
- a CDS encoding DUF1501 domain-containing protein, whose protein sequence is MTMDCCESPRSPATSRRALLLGGASFAAWAYLPKFARAADGRDPRLIVVILRGALDGLATVAPTGDPDYAGLHGSIALTPDGPHAAVMLDSFFALHPAMPEFARMYREQHAAVIHAVSTPYRDRSHFDGQDVLESGFAGPGRVQSGWLNRALEALPKGERVMSGLAVGPTTPLVLRGSAPTVGWAPVALPQAADDTAMRLLELYHHRDPALASALSQGLQLDKAAQGDDMRPKPGTNNAGAMRLVARGAAKLMAADDGPRIAALAFDGWDTHANEGGPVGRLAQLLSGLDGALSEFESGLGERWRDTAVVVATEFGRTARINGTEGTDHGTGTIALLAGGAVKGGRVISDWPGLKPANLYEGRDLGPTTDLRAVIKGVLHDHLGLAERVLAETVFPDSAATKPMQGLLG, encoded by the coding sequence ATGACGATGGATTGCTGCGAAAGCCCGAGATCACCGGCGACCTCGCGCCGCGCGCTGCTGCTCGGCGGGGCGTCGTTCGCGGCCTGGGCCTACTTGCCGAAATTCGCCCGCGCCGCCGATGGACGCGACCCGCGCCTGATCGTCGTGATCCTGCGCGGCGCGCTGGACGGGCTTGCCACCGTCGCACCGACAGGCGATCCGGATTATGCCGGCCTGCACGGGTCGATCGCGCTGACACCGGACGGCCCGCATGCCGCTGTGATGCTCGATTCCTTCTTCGCCCTGCACCCGGCGATGCCGGAATTCGCCCGGATGTACAGAGAACAGCACGCTGCCGTGATCCACGCGGTATCGACGCCCTATCGCGACCGCTCGCATTTCGACGGGCAGGACGTGCTCGAAAGCGGGTTTGCCGGGCCGGGCCGGGTGCAATCCGGCTGGCTCAACCGCGCGCTGGAAGCGTTACCGAAAGGCGAACGCGTGATGAGCGGTCTTGCCGTCGGCCCGACCACGCCGCTGGTGCTGCGCGGTTCGGCGCCGACCGTCGGCTGGGCGCCGGTGGCGCTGCCGCAAGCCGCCGACGATACCGCGATGCGCCTCCTCGAACTCTACCATCATCGCGATCCCGCGCTGGCGTCGGCGTTGTCGCAAGGGTTGCAACTCGACAAGGCCGCGCAGGGCGACGATATGCGGCCGAAGCCGGGCACCAACAATGCGGGCGCGATGCGGCTGGTGGCGCGCGGCGCCGCCAAGCTGATGGCGGCCGACGACGGCCCGCGGATCGCAGCGCTCGCCTTCGACGGCTGGGATACCCATGCCAATGAAGGCGGCCCGGTGGGCCGTCTGGCGCAACTGCTGTCCGGCCTCGACGGCGCGCTCTCCGAATTCGAAAGCGGGCTCGGCGAGCGCTGGCGCGACACCGCGGTGGTGGTCGCGACCGAATTCGGCCGCACCGCGCGGATCAACGGCACCGAAGGCACCGACCACGGCACCGGCACCATTGCGCTGCTCGCCGGCGGTGCGGTGAAAGGGGGCCGGGTGATTTCCGACTGGCCCGGATTGAAGCCTGCCAATCTCTATGAGGGCCGCGATCTTGGACCAACCACCGATCTGCGCGCGGTGATCAAGGGCGTGCTGCACGATCATCTCGGCCTCGCCGAGCGCGTGCTGGCGGAGACGGTATTTCCCGACAGCGCAGCGACGAAGCCGATGCAGGGGCTGCTGGGGTAG
- a CDS encoding SDR family oxidoreductase yields MTGSALVVGASGIVGNNLARHLRERGWQVHGLARRPPTGMDGVIPLAGDLLDLEALRAVLRGLQPTDVFIATWLRQKTEAENIKVNRAMVRNLLDALSPAGSVRHVALVTGLKHYLGPFEAYGKGTLPATPFREEQPRLDVENFYYAQEDEVFAAAARDGFGWSVHRPHTIIGYAVGNAMNMGVTLAVYATICRETGRPFSFPGSATQWNGLTDMTDARLLARHLEWAATTKAARNQAFNVVNGDVFRWNWMWARLAGWFGLQPAPYRGHGIPLERQLADAGPIWTEIARKHDLAVADLSLVTSAWHTDADLGRPIEVVTDMSKSRKLGFLDYQATDDSFFDLFARLREARIIP; encoded by the coding sequence ATGACAGGTTCGGCGCTTGTGGTTGGAGCCAGCGGTATCGTCGGCAATAATCTCGCCCGGCATCTGCGCGAACGAGGCTGGCAGGTGCACGGATTGGCGCGGCGGCCGCCGACCGGCATGGACGGCGTGATTCCCCTGGCCGGCGACTTGCTGGATTTGGAAGCGCTTCGGGCTGTCTTGCGAGGCCTGCAGCCCACCGATGTCTTCATCGCTACGTGGCTGCGGCAAAAGACCGAGGCGGAAAACATCAAGGTCAATCGCGCCATGGTTCGCAATTTGCTCGATGCACTGTCGCCGGCCGGTTCGGTCAGGCATGTCGCGCTGGTGACCGGGCTGAAACACTACCTCGGCCCCTTCGAGGCCTACGGCAAGGGCACTTTACCCGCGACGCCGTTTCGCGAAGAGCAGCCACGGCTCGATGTGGAAAATTTCTACTACGCGCAGGAAGACGAAGTGTTTGCCGCGGCCGCGCGCGACGGCTTCGGCTGGAGCGTGCACCGGCCGCACACCATCATCGGGTACGCGGTCGGCAATGCGATGAATATGGGCGTCACGCTTGCCGTGTACGCGACGATCTGCCGGGAGACCGGCCGCCCATTTTCGTTCCCGGGCTCCGCGACGCAATGGAACGGCCTCACCGACATGACGGATGCGAGGCTGCTTGCCCGCCATCTGGAATGGGCCGCCACGACAAAGGCGGCGCGCAACCAGGCATTCAACGTCGTCAACGGCGACGTATTCCGCTGGAACTGGATGTGGGCCCGGCTGGCCGGCTGGTTCGGCTTGCAACCCGCACCGTATCGGGGCCACGGAATTCCGCTCGAGCGTCAACTGGCCGATGCGGGTCCGATCTGGACCGAGATCGCCCGCAAGCATGACCTGGCAGTGGCCGATCTCTCGCTGGTCACCTCGGCGTGGCACACCGATGCCGATCTGGGCCGTCCCATCGAAGTGGTCACCGACATGAGCAAGAGCCGCAAGCTCGGCTTTCTCGACTATCAGGCCACCGACGATAGTTTCTTCGATCTGTTCGCCCGGTTGCGCGAAGCCCGCATCATTCCGTGA
- a CDS encoding PAS-domain containing protein, giving the protein MRFDWRAISGPALTATTALIAIVVDRHFVAVPNPAPLLVCIVAFAGSFSGLASGMSSAAVAVAASALFFLSHRAAPGYDAADLVRLLMLALTAAGAAALTGLLRKGLTDAFAWERRHHATAERLSAALDRVNIGIVLLDSDTRAIFINRAFRDYFSLPDQKADSKPPFIALMYHSRDTGAYELPEQELSAFIARRMEMVRAGDSTPINIDLADGQVLRFSCTALPDGGRMLSYTPVTDLVRHGDDPSRADYYRSLRGGGDRDLARHLRAAE; this is encoded by the coding sequence ATGCGTTTTGACTGGCGCGCAATCTCCGGTCCGGCATTGACGGCAACGACGGCTCTGATCGCCATTGTTGTCGATCGCCATTTTGTTGCCGTTCCCAACCCGGCGCCGCTTTTGGTTTGCATCGTCGCCTTCGCAGGCTCGTTCAGCGGGCTCGCATCCGGCATGAGCAGTGCCGCCGTTGCGGTCGCTGCCTCCGCGCTGTTTTTCCTCAGCCACCGCGCGGCGCCGGGCTACGACGCAGCCGATCTGGTTCGGCTGTTGATGCTGGCGCTAACCGCGGCCGGCGCCGCCGCCCTTACTGGCCTGCTGCGGAAAGGACTGACGGATGCGTTCGCGTGGGAACGCCGGCATCATGCCACCGCGGAGCGGCTGTCGGCGGCGCTCGATCGGGTCAACATCGGCATCGTGCTGCTTGATTCCGATACCCGCGCGATATTCATCAATCGCGCCTTCCGCGATTATTTCTCGCTGCCCGACCAGAAGGCCGACAGCAAGCCACCGTTCATCGCGCTGATGTATCACAGCCGCGACACCGGCGCCTACGAACTTCCGGAGCAGGAGCTAAGTGCCTTCATCGCACGGCGCATGGAGATGGTGCGCGCCGGCGACTCCACGCCGATCAATATCGACCTCGCCGACGGACAGGTGCTGCGTTTTTCCTGCACGGCATTGCCCGACGGCGGACGCATGCTGAGCTACACGCCGGTGACCGATCTCGTCCGCCACGGCGACGACCCTTCCAGAGCCGACTATTACCGCTCGTTGCGCGGCGGCGGCGATCGCGACCTTGCCCGGCATCTCCGCGCCGCGGAATAG
- a CDS encoding DUF992 domain-containing protein, with translation MHRSILLVGIAVAMLVASFAGAGAQQPIQRVQVGVLECRGGASVGFIVGSVTNLGCVLRIEGMPEDRYVATIRKVGVDLGITQESALAWGVYAPVARLGPGDLSGNYAGAQGSASVGVGLGGNVLVGGSDNSIALQPLSVQGQVGLNVAAGLESLELRPGR, from the coding sequence ATGCACCGTTCAATCCTCCTTGTCGGCATCGCCGTCGCCATGCTGGTTGCGTCCTTCGCCGGCGCCGGCGCGCAGCAGCCGATCCAGCGCGTCCAGGTCGGCGTGCTCGAATGCCGTGGCGGCGCCAGCGTCGGCTTCATCGTCGGCTCGGTCACCAATCTCGGTTGCGTGCTGCGCATAGAGGGCATGCCGGAGGATCGCTATGTCGCGACCATCCGCAAGGTCGGCGTCGATCTCGGCATCACCCAGGAATCGGCGCTCGCCTGGGGCGTCTATGCGCCGGTGGCGCGGCTCGGGCCCGGCGATCTCTCGGGCAATTACGCCGGCGCGCAGGGCAGCGCGTCGGTCGGCGTCGGGCTCGGCGGTAATGTGCTGGTGGGCGGCTCGGACAATTCGATCGCGCTGCAGCCGCTTAGTGTGCAGGGCCAGGTCGGCCTCAATGTCGCGGCCGGGCTGGAGAGCCTGGAACTTCGCCCGGGACGGTAA
- a CDS encoding GNAT family N-acetyltransferase: protein MNAATPMSSELSVRFVTRQDYDRWLPLWDGYNAFYGRAGATALSPEITAMTWARFFDAYEPVHGLVAESGRELLGLTHYLFHRSTTAIEPLCYLQDLFTSEAARGEGVGKALINGVYEQARRAGSPRVYWQTHETNLTAMRLYNQVAERPGFVIYRKLL from the coding sequence ATGAATGCAGCAACGCCGATGTCCAGCGAACTGTCTGTCCGCTTCGTCACCCGACAGGATTATGACCGATGGCTTCCGCTGTGGGATGGCTACAACGCGTTTTACGGACGCGCGGGCGCGACCGCGCTTTCCCCTGAAATTACAGCGATGACATGGGCCCGCTTTTTCGATGCCTATGAGCCGGTACATGGTCTGGTCGCGGAAAGCGGTAGAGAGTTGCTGGGCCTAACCCACTACCTGTTCCACCGCAGCACCACGGCGATCGAGCCCCTCTGCTATTTGCAGGATTTGTTCACCAGCGAAGCCGCGCGCGGAGAAGGCGTGGGCAAGGCACTCATCAACGGCGTCTATGAACAGGCGAGGCGCGCCGGATCGCCGCGCGTATACTGGCAGACGCACGAAACAAACCTTACCGCGATGCGGCTTTATAACCAGGTGGCGGAGCGCCCCGGCTTTGTCATCTATCGCAAGCTGTTATGA
- a CDS encoding DUF992 domain-containing protein: MRLSRLTIASIATAALVLPIPSANALPPVRAGILQCQGGQNVGFVVGSVTSLQCMFESDGSPPEPYVATVRRFGVDLGFTQQTQFSWAVSAPSSRVARGELAGNYGGVGANASVGVGFGGNFLVGGPQNSYALQPLSVQGQTGLNVAAGVADIELEPVQFAHRGYHRHHYYHHHHHHHG, encoded by the coding sequence ATGCGACTCTCGAGACTTACTATTGCTAGTATTGCCACGGCTGCGCTCGTGCTGCCGATCCCAAGCGCCAACGCGCTGCCGCCGGTTCGTGCCGGTATCCTGCAATGCCAGGGCGGCCAGAATGTCGGCTTCGTCGTTGGCTCCGTGACCAGCCTCCAATGCATGTTCGAAAGCGACGGAAGCCCGCCCGAGCCCTACGTCGCGACCGTCCGCCGGTTTGGCGTCGATCTCGGCTTCACCCAGCAGACCCAATTTTCCTGGGCGGTAAGCGCACCGAGCAGCAGGGTTGCGCGCGGCGAACTCGCGGGCAACTACGGCGGGGTCGGCGCCAACGCGTCGGTCGGGGTCGGATTTGGCGGCAACTTCCTGGTCGGCGGTCCGCAGAATTCCTACGCGCTGCAGCCGCTCAGTGTGCAAGGCCAGACCGGGTTGAACGTTGCGGCCGGCGTTGCCGATATCGAGCTGGAGCCGGTCCAGTTCGCGCATCGCGGTTATCACCGGCATCATTATTACCATCATCACCATCATCATCACGGCTGA
- a CDS encoding glutathione S-transferase family protein yields the protein MYKLYSMQRSGNSYKVRLALALLNAPYRAIEIDILRGESRTPDFLAMNPSGQVPLLEVAEGRYLAESNAILWYVAGGTSLAPETRIERAEALQWMFFEQHALEPNIGAAYFWLALVKGGRDLQTHALEDWMERGYAALQVMENHLKTHEYFATGQLTVADIALYGYTHVADRCDYDLTTFPAIRAWLRRIEQTPGFVAMDWRPGAEVDDSAGIAADA from the coding sequence ATGTACAAGCTCTATTCGATGCAGCGCTCCGGCAACAGCTACAAGGTTCGCCTTGCGCTGGCGTTGCTCAACGCGCCCTATCGCGCGATCGAAATCGACATCCTGCGCGGTGAGAGCCGCACGCCGGACTTTCTCGCCATGAATCCCAGCGGACAGGTGCCGCTGCTGGAAGTCGCGGAAGGCCGCTACCTCGCCGAATCCAACGCGATCCTCTGGTATGTCGCCGGCGGCACCTCGCTCGCGCCGGAAACGCGGATCGAGCGCGCCGAAGCGCTGCAGTGGATGTTCTTCGAACAACACGCGCTGGAGCCGAATATCGGCGCGGCCTATTTCTGGCTGGCGCTGGTCAAAGGTGGCCGCGACCTGCAGACGCACGCGCTGGAAGACTGGATGGAGCGCGGTTATGCGGCGCTGCAGGTGATGGAAAATCACCTCAAGACCCATGAGTATTTCGCAACCGGCCAGCTCACGGTCGCCGATATCGCGCTCTACGGCTACACCCATGTCGCCGACCGCTGCGATTACGACCTCACGACATTCCCTGCGATCCGGGCATGGCTGCGGCGGATCGAGCAAACCCCCGGCTTCGTCGCCATGGACTGGCGCCCCGGGGCTGAGGTCGACGATTCCGCCGGGATCGCCGCTGACGCTTAA
- a CDS encoding pyridoxal phosphate-dependent aminotransferase, giving the protein MPFLSAALDRVKPSATIAVTDKARELKAAGRNVIGLGAGEPDFDTPANIKLAAIHAIEAGKTKYTAVDGIPELKEAISAKFQRENGLTYKPNQIIVGTGGKQVLYNALMATINPGDEVIIPAPYWVSYPEMVALAGGEPVPVVCTAQHGFKLQPDALEKAITPKTKWIILCSPSNPTGAAYTRSELKAITDVLVKHPEIWVMTDDMYEHLVYDDFVFTTPAQIEPKLYERTLTVNGVSKAYCMTGWRIGYAGGPAPLIKAMATIQSQSTSNPCSISQWASVEALNGPQDFIPVNNKAFRERRDLVVSMLNQAKGIDCPRPQGAFYVYPSCAGTIGKTSPSGKVIGNDEDFVTELLETEGVAVVQGSAFGLGPAFRISYAAKNSDLEDACKRIQRFCGNLR; this is encoded by the coding sequence ATGCCGTTTCTGTCCGCAGCGCTCGACCGTGTGAAGCCGTCCGCGACCATCGCGGTCACGGATAAAGCGCGCGAGCTCAAAGCGGCAGGCCGCAACGTCATCGGCCTTGGCGCCGGCGAGCCCGATTTCGATACCCCCGCCAACATCAAGCTGGCGGCGATCCACGCCATCGAGGCCGGCAAGACCAAGTACACCGCGGTGGACGGCATTCCCGAGCTGAAGGAGGCGATATCCGCCAAGTTTCAGCGCGAGAACGGTCTTACCTACAAGCCGAACCAGATCATCGTCGGGACCGGCGGCAAGCAGGTGCTCTACAACGCGCTGATGGCCACCATCAATCCGGGCGACGAGGTCATCATTCCCGCGCCCTATTGGGTGAGCTATCCGGAAATGGTGGCGCTTGCCGGCGGCGAACCGGTACCGGTGGTGTGCACGGCGCAGCACGGCTTCAAGCTGCAGCCCGACGCGCTCGAGAAGGCGATCACGCCCAAGACAAAATGGATCATTCTGTGTTCGCCGTCGAACCCGACCGGCGCCGCCTATACGCGCAGCGAGCTGAAGGCGATCACCGATGTGCTAGTGAAGCATCCCGAGATCTGGGTCATGACCGACGATATGTACGAGCATCTGGTCTATGACGATTTCGTGTTCACGACGCCGGCGCAGATCGAGCCGAAACTGTACGAGCGCACCCTGACGGTGAACGGCGTGTCGAAAGCTTATTGCATGACCGGCTGGCGCATCGGGTATGCCGGCGGTCCGGCGCCGCTGATCAAGGCGATGGCGACGATCCAGTCGCAGTCGACCTCGAACCCCTGTTCGATTTCGCAATGGGCGTCGGTCGAGGCCTTGAACGGTCCGCAGGATTTCATCCCGGTGAACAACAAGGCGTTCAGGGAGCGCCGCGATCTCGTGGTGTCGATGCTCAATCAGGCCAAGGGCATCGATTGTCCGCGGCCGCAGGGCGCGTTCTATGTTTACCCGTCCTGTGCCGGCACCATCGGCAAGACGTCGCCGTCCGGCAAGGTGATCGGCAACGACGAAGACTTCGTCACGGAACTCCTGGAAACCGAGGGCGTCGCGGTGGTGCAGGGGTCGGCGTTCGGGCTTGGCCCGGCGTTCCGGATTTCCTACGCGGCCAAAAACTCCGACCTCGAGGACGCCTGCAAGCGGATCCAGCGATTTTGCGGCAATTTGAGATAG